The Cottoperca gobio chromosome 22, fCotGob3.1, whole genome shotgun sequence genome contains a region encoding:
- the ap5s1 gene encoding LOW QUALITY PROTEIN: AP-5 complex subunit sigma-1 (The sequence of the model RefSeq protein was modified relative to this genomic sequence to represent the inferred CDS: deleted 1 base in 1 codon), protein MVRCFLIHTVCPVSALGAGESRLLYSRVFGPDEGIFTEQDRELSPEERRVLQREKTAVVARQVHSAVALSRDASGRLLVESLPGEEALALQEADSGVVRLRAGDPFSEEMSALWLGVQSLGFTLVCEPHENLLLAEGTLRNLTRHCLEHLHMLGQGSEVLLRSNRLDALLSRLLPHGQLLFLNHRFAQSLEKEVAAYMAK, encoded by the exons ATGGTTCGTTGTTTCCTGATCCACACAGTCTGTCCGGTCAGTGCTCTTGGTGCCGGGGAGAGTCGACTGCTTTACTCCCGGGTCTTCGGTCCAGACGAAGGCATCTTTACCGAGCAGGACCGGGAGCTCAGCCCGGAGGAGAGACGAGTTCTGCAGAGGGAGAAGACCGCTGTGGTAGCGAG GCAGGTCCACAGCGCTGTCGCTCTGTCCCGGGACGCTTCAGGTCGGCTGCTGGTGGAGTCGTTGCCCGGCGAGGAGGCGCTGGCCCTGCAAGAGGCCGACAGCGGGGTGGTGCGTCTCAGAGCCGGAGAC CCTTTCTCCGAGGAGATGAGCGCTCTGTGGCTGGGAGTCCAGAGTCTGGGCTTCACGCTGGTCTGCGAGCCCCACGAGAACCTCCTGCTGGCTGAGGGGACTCTACGCAACCTGACCCGGCACTGCCTGGAGCACCTGCACATGCTGGGGCAGGGCAGCGAG GTCCTGCTGAGGAGCAACCGCCTCGACGCTCTGCTCAGCCGCCTGCTTCCTCACGGGcagctcctcttcctcaacCACCGCTTCGCCCAGAGTCTGGAGAAGGAAGTAGCGGCTTACATGGCCAAGTGA